In the genome of Oncorhynchus clarkii lewisi isolate Uvic-CL-2024 chromosome 22, UVic_Ocla_1.0, whole genome shotgun sequence, one region contains:
- the LOC139380206 gene encoding leucine-rich repeat flightless-interacting protein 1-like isoform X8: MGTQGTGRKRNPNKDRSTAEDDALNLISREAEARLAAKRAARAEAREIRMKELERQQKEIYQVQKKYYGLDNKSDKVDSEWGHIEQWMEDSERYSRPTQRHTSISDDEERMSVGSRGSVRVDDRDYLEKGSRAASTLSAATLASLGGSSSRRESGETSITGDTETSIREIKEIHELKDQIQDVESKYMQSLKEVKDTLVEVEEKYRKAMVSNAQLDNEKNNLMYQVDTLKDSLMELEELLSESRREYEGKSKDFEREKHAHGVLQFQFKEMKETLKQSEELLTKHGIVLRPDLTANGETLELGTEGSASGDPASQLAQDSQTSPLEGGNSMLGRAQETELGSRGDKVVDPGRSRQQEDTHEEEAQENHLTSPTPCSLVGVSETETSREAQPFSPTLGEEVEIEGSDVNKDSDNGIPVVEFKSGPVCDSEVLVVVTGPEEEVTVAGEGYEAAGVEGTRQGRVEVASEGEMGIKNDKADEAETKVVKSSDDTKETSSKEPTSEYGAAAEQEKNELSKDVKCLDSYPLPRETIEDTMKNGTQLSQGTDLDTSKSPIKSNPEPQKTKKAEALPEITDLQPQTQAGNKKKKGKKKKGETQSDVKQEDHKKSTTETNGTQISLGTDLDTPKSPVESNPEPQKTKKACVLPETTDMQPQSQGGKKKKKGKKKGEKQGDETQGDKMSTTEEDVVSTPSNKEPVEAVGEGVITIETQREEGTSSSPDRELQSPEQKAQTIAEGLNLKEEQLEEDRVEPTIEVSLTDQAKSEEVVSKKKKKKMKKDKHKPTMESEKSEGEISVLSLESNIGIADPVDHSKFITSTYNPMEELESTTDTGTQKDESGYTTNPDNFGDCLNSSADPKCPLDSKQSTAGNSNNVKEEDAIKVSVEEEQTIQDSKEQGNNFHSPIVLRPELKKSVEPEDLIFHDGVATHPDQANENATQDLKEAGQDKPNGSPEERKNALEHEDTSMAMPANVEECNNSADEKCCSISLDRNCPAADTIRLPEQLVDLPGCPVTDRHLYENNKPETLDSEEASNGGISTETELNDTETLDAEEASNGGISTETELNDTETRLQDPVKETPVTIDSFREQSHNESGPCTMVAKAEEQDDPIEAKLEGNKVPGPSEQWTDKEHENEGQSFDFSDLVSVVPANVFPIASQEEVSQEMRTMSLGYKIEVELGKEKGNQEEEDDKPQDTEGVSTIVAQQSIEGGLDNAPEELRSPEEKAQTIVEGQNVTGEQQQITLEEGVSVTYNQKDIAEEGVSVEQQGVGESERQQNATEVEALPVEEGEEAIQYGSQQGRRESSQSAEGNNEQSRTGLKKGSKKVKGKGKEDCRMS; encoded by the exons GTGGATGACCGAGATTACCTGGAAAAGGGATCTCGAGCCGCTTCCACCCTATCGGCAGCCACCCTCGCCTCGCTGGGCGGGTCTTCCTCCCGGAGAGAAAGTGGTGAAACGTCCATCACTGGCGACACAGAAACCTCCATACGAGAGATCAAG GAGATTCATGAGCTGAAGGATCAGATCCAAGATGTGGAGTCAAAGTACATGCAGAGCCTTAAAGAAGTCAAG GATACCTtagtggaggtggaggagaagtaCCGCAAGGCCATGGTGTCCAACGCCCAGCTGGACAACGAGAAGAACAACCTGATGTACCAGGTGGACACGCTGAAGGACTCGCTCATGGAGCTGGAGGAGCTGCTGTCCGAGTCAAGGCGCGAGTACGAAGGGAAGAGCAAG GACTTTGAGCGTGAGAAACATGCCCACGGCGTGCTGCAGTTCCAGTTCAAGGAGATGAAGGAAACGCTAAAACAGAGCGAGGAGTTACTAACA AAACATGGAATTGTCctcagacctgacctgactgcaAATGGGGAAACGCTGGAGTTGGGAACTGAAGGGTCAGCCAGTGGAGATCCAGCTTCTCAATTGGCTCAGGACTCCCAGACGTCGCCCCTGGAAGGGGGGAACAGCATGCTTG GCAGAGCTCAGGAGACGGAGTTGGGAAGTAGAGGAGATAAGGTGGTGGATCCAGGAAGGTCCAGGCAGCAAGAGGATACACACGAGGAGGAGGCTCAAGAGAACCATCTGACCTCGCCCACCCCCTGTAGCCTTGTTGGTGTTTCTGAAACAGAAACATCAAGGGAGGCTCAGCCATTCTCGCCCACATTGGGGGAAGAGGTTGAAATTGAAGGCAGTGATGTCAACAAAGACTCTGACAATGGCATACCAGTAGTAGAGTTCAAAAGTGGACCGGTCTGTGATTCTGAGGTACTTGTGGTTGTAACAGGTCCTGAGGAAGAGGTTACAGTAGCGGGGGAGGGGTATGAAGCAGCAGGTGTAGAGGGGACACGGCAAGGCAGAGTAGAGGTTGCAAGCGAAGGGGAAATGGGAATAAAAAATGACAAGGCAGATGAGGCAGAGACCAAAGTTGTCAAGAGCAGTGACGACACCAAAGAGACGTCCTCAAAAGAGCCTACCTCAGAATATGGTGCAGCAGCTGAACAAGAGAAAAACGAATTGAGTAAAGACGTGAAATGTTTAGACTCATATCCTCTGCCTAGGGAAACCATTGAGGACACCATGAAAAATGGCACACAGCTTAGCCAAGGGACAGACCTTGATACTAGTAAGAGCCCAATCAAATCAAACCCTGAGCCTCAGAAAACAAAAAAGGCTGAAGCGTTACCAGAGATAACTGACCTGCAACCACAGACCCAAGCAGGCAACAAGAAGAAGAAAGGcaagaagaagaagggagagacaCAAAGTGATGTAAAGCAGGAAGACCATAAGAAGAGCACAACAGAAACAAATGGCACACAGATTAGCCTAGGGACAGACCTTGATACTCCTAAGAGCCCAGTCGAATCAAACCCTGAGCCTCAGAAAACAAAAAAGGCATGTGTGTTGCCAGAGACCACTGACATGCAGCCACAGTCCCAAGGAGgcaaaaagaaaaagaaaggcaagaagaagggagagaaacAAGGTGATGAAACGCAGGGAGATAAGATGAGCACAACAGAAGAGGATGTGGTCTCCACCCCAAGCAATAAGGAGCCAGTAGAGGCGGTAGGAGAGGGGGTTATCACAATAGAAACACAGCGAGAGGAGGGGACCAGTAGTTCACCAGATCGAGAGCTCCAAAGCCCTGAACAAAAAGCACAAACCATAGCTGAGGGACTGAACCTGAAGGAAGAACAACTAGAAGAAGACCGAGTAGAGCCTACCATTGAAGTATCTCTGACTGACCAAGCTAAGAGTGAGGAAGTTGTctcaaagaagaaaaagaagaaaatgaaaaaggaCAAACACAAACCTACAATGGAATCAGAGAAATCAGAAGGCGAGATATCAGTATTATCCCTTGAGTCCAACATTGGTATTGCTGATCCTGTTGATCACTCCAAGTTTATAACCAGCACTTATAACCCTATGGAGGAATTAGAATCGACAACAGATACTGGTACCCAAAAGGACGAGTCAGGGTACACAACCAACCCTGATAACTTTGGAGACTGTTTGAACTCTTCAGCTGACCCAAAATGTCCATTGGACTCGAAACAGTCCACAGCTGGGAATTCAAACAATGTCAAAGAGGAAGATGCAATCAAGGTCTCGGTTGAAGAGGAACAAACAATCCAAGACTCAAAGGAACAAGGGAATAACTTTCACAGTCCCATTGTCTTAAGACCAGAGCTTAAGAAGAGCGTGGAACCTGAAGACCTTATCTTCCATGATGGTGTCGCTACTCATCCAGACCAGGCTAACGAAAATGCAACACAAGACCTAAAAGAGGCAGGTCAGGATAAACCAAACGGGAGCCCAGAAGAGCGTAAAAATGCACTTGAACATGAAGACACTTCAATGGCAATGCCAGCAAATGTAGAGGAATGCAACAATTCAGCAGATGAGAAATGTTGTAGCATATCGCTTGACCGCAACTGCCCTGCTGCTGACACCATAAGACTGCCTGAACAATTGGTGGATCTACCTGGTTGTCCAGTCACTGACAGGCACTTGTATGAAAACAACAAGCCAGAAACACTTGATTCAGAAGAGGCATCAAATGGAGGGATCTCTACAGAGACCGAGCTGAATGATACAGAAACACTTGATGCAGAAGAGGCATCAAATGGAGGGATCTCTACAGAGACCGAGCTGAATGATACAGAAACACGACTACAGGACCCTGTAAAAGAAACTCCGGTGACAATTGACTCTTTTAGGGAACAGAGCCACAATGAAAGTGGACCATGCACTATGGTGGCTAAAGCAGAAGAGCAAGATGATCCCATTGAGGCCAAGCTGGAGGGTAACAAGGTACCTGGACCCAGTGAGCAGTGGACTGACAAGGAGCATGAAAATGAGGGTCAATCGTTTGACTTTTCTGACCTAGTTTCAGTGGTTCCTGCAAATGTATTCCCAATAGCATCCCAAGAGGAGGTCAGCCAGGAAATGAGAACGATGTCGTTAGGATACAAAATAGAGGTAGAGCTTGGTAAAGAGAAGGGTAaccaggaagaggaggatgacaaaCCACAGGACACAGAGGGAGTTAGCACGATAGTGGCACAGCAATCAATTGAAGGGGGGTTGGATAATGCACCAGAGGAGCTCCGAAGCCCTGAAGAAAAAGCACAAACCATAGTTGAGGGCCAGAACGTGACTGGAGAACAACAACAAATCACATTAGAGGAGGGGGTTAGTGTAACATACAACCAGAAAGACATTGcagaggagggagtgagtgttGAACAGCAAGGTGTaggggagagcgagaggcagCAGAATGCAACTGAGGTAGAGGCTTTGCCagtagaggagggggaagaggcaatCCAGTATGGGTCACAGCAGGGTAGAAGAGAAAGTAGTCAAAGTGCAGAGGGCAACAACGAGCAATCTAGGACAGGCTTGAAAAAAGGCAGTAAGAAAGTAAAAGGCAAGGGAAAAGAGGACTGCCGAATGTCCTAG
- the LOC139380206 gene encoding leucine-rich repeat flightless-interacting protein 1-like isoform X6, with amino-acid sequence MGTQGTGRKRNPNKDRSTAEDDALNLISREAEARLAAKRAARAEAREIRMKELERQQKEIYQVQKKYYGLDNKSDKVDSEWGHIEQWMEDSERYSRPTQRHTSISDDEERMSVGSRGSVRVDDRDYLEKGSRAASTLSAATLASLGGSSSRRESGETSITGDTETSIREIKEIHELKDQIQDVESKYMQSLKEVKDTLVEVEEKYRKAMVSNAQLDNEKNNLMYQVDTLKDSLMELEELLSESRREYEGKSKDFEREKHAHGVLQFQFKEMKETLKQSEELLTEIRQMRLKQDGFVREISDLQETVEWKDKKIGALERQKEYSDAIRNERDELRDEVVQLKDILKKHGIVLRPDLTANGETLELGTEGSASGDPASQLAQDSQTSPLEGGNSMLGRAQETELGSRGDKVVDPGRSRQQEDTHEEEAQENHLTSPTPCSLVGVSETETSREAQPFSPTLGEEVEIEGSDVNKDSDNGIPVVEFKSGPVCDSEVLVVVTGPEEEVTVAGEGYEAAGVEGTRQGRVEVASEGEMGIKNDKADEAETKVVKSSDDTKETSSKEPTSEYGAAAEQEKNELSKDVKCLDSYPLPRETIEDTMKNGTQLSQGTDLDTSKSPIKSNPEPQKTKKAEALPEITDLQPQTQAGNKKKKGKKKKGETQSDVKQEDHKKSTTETNGTQISLGTDLDTPKSPVESNPEPQKTKKACVLPETTDMQPQSQGGKKKKKGKKKGEKQGDETQGDKMSTTEEDVVSTPSNKEPVEAVGEGVITIETQREEGTSSSPDRELQSPEQKAQTIAEGLNLKEEQLEEDRVEPTIEVSLTDQAKSEEVVSKKKKKKMKKDKHKPTMESEKSEGEISVLSLESNIGIADPVDHSKFITSTYNPMEELESTTDTGTQKDESGYTTNPDNFGDCLNSSADPKCPLDSKQSTAGNSNNVKEEDAIKVSVEEEQTIQDSKEQGNNFHSPIVLRPELKKSVEPEDLIFHDGVATHPDQANENATQDLKEAGQDKPNGSPEERKNALEHEDTSMAMPANVEECNNSADEKCCSISLDRNCPAADTIRLPEQLVDLPGCPVTDRHLYENNKPETLDSEEASNGGISTETELNDTETLDAEEASNGGISTETELNDTETRLQDPVKETPVTIDSFREQSHNESGPCTMVAKAEEQDDPIEAKLEGNKVPGPSEQWTDKEHENEGQSFDFSDLVSVVPANVFPIASQEEVSQEMRTMSLGYKIEVELGKEKGNQEEEDDKPQDTEGVSTIVAQQSIEGGLDNAPEELRSPEEKAQTIVEGQNVTGEQQQITLEEGVSVTYNQKDIAEEGVSVEQQGVGESERQQNATEVEALPVEEGEEAIQYGSQQGRRESSQSAEGNNEQSRTGLKKGSKKVKGKGKEDCRMS; translated from the exons GTGGATGACCGAGATTACCTGGAAAAGGGATCTCGAGCCGCTTCCACCCTATCGGCAGCCACCCTCGCCTCGCTGGGCGGGTCTTCCTCCCGGAGAGAAAGTGGTGAAACGTCCATCACTGGCGACACAGAAACCTCCATACGAGAGATCAAG GAGATTCATGAGCTGAAGGATCAGATCCAAGATGTGGAGTCAAAGTACATGCAGAGCCTTAAAGAAGTCAAG GATACCTtagtggaggtggaggagaagtaCCGCAAGGCCATGGTGTCCAACGCCCAGCTGGACAACGAGAAGAACAACCTGATGTACCAGGTGGACACGCTGAAGGACTCGCTCATGGAGCTGGAGGAGCTGCTGTCCGAGTCAAGGCGCGAGTACGAAGGGAAGAGCAAG GACTTTGAGCGTGAGAAACATGCCCACGGCGTGCTGCAGTTCCAGTTCAAGGAGATGAAGGAAACGCTAAAACAGAGCGAGGAGTTACTAACA GAGATCCGTCAGATGCGTCTCAAGCAGGACGGCTTTGTTAGGGAAATCTCTGACCTGCAGGAAACCGTGGAGTGGAAGGATAAAAAGATTGGG GCCTTAGAGCGGCAAAAGGAGTATTCGGATGCCATCCGAAATGAGCGGGATGAGCTCAGGGATGAGGTGGTCCAGCTGAAAGACATTCTGAAG AAACATGGAATTGTCctcagacctgacctgactgcaAATGGGGAAACGCTGGAGTTGGGAACTGAAGGGTCAGCCAGTGGAGATCCAGCTTCTCAATTGGCTCAGGACTCCCAGACGTCGCCCCTGGAAGGGGGGAACAGCATGCTTG GCAGAGCTCAGGAGACGGAGTTGGGAAGTAGAGGAGATAAGGTGGTGGATCCAGGAAGGTCCAGGCAGCAAGAGGATACACACGAGGAGGAGGCTCAAGAGAACCATCTGACCTCGCCCACCCCCTGTAGCCTTGTTGGTGTTTCTGAAACAGAAACATCAAGGGAGGCTCAGCCATTCTCGCCCACATTGGGGGAAGAGGTTGAAATTGAAGGCAGTGATGTCAACAAAGACTCTGACAATGGCATACCAGTAGTAGAGTTCAAAAGTGGACCGGTCTGTGATTCTGAGGTACTTGTGGTTGTAACAGGTCCTGAGGAAGAGGTTACAGTAGCGGGGGAGGGGTATGAAGCAGCAGGTGTAGAGGGGACACGGCAAGGCAGAGTAGAGGTTGCAAGCGAAGGGGAAATGGGAATAAAAAATGACAAGGCAGATGAGGCAGAGACCAAAGTTGTCAAGAGCAGTGACGACACCAAAGAGACGTCCTCAAAAGAGCCTACCTCAGAATATGGTGCAGCAGCTGAACAAGAGAAAAACGAATTGAGTAAAGACGTGAAATGTTTAGACTCATATCCTCTGCCTAGGGAAACCATTGAGGACACCATGAAAAATGGCACACAGCTTAGCCAAGGGACAGACCTTGATACTAGTAAGAGCCCAATCAAATCAAACCCTGAGCCTCAGAAAACAAAAAAGGCTGAAGCGTTACCAGAGATAACTGACCTGCAACCACAGACCCAAGCAGGCAACAAGAAGAAGAAAGGcaagaagaagaagggagagacaCAAAGTGATGTAAAGCAGGAAGACCATAAGAAGAGCACAACAGAAACAAATGGCACACAGATTAGCCTAGGGACAGACCTTGATACTCCTAAGAGCCCAGTCGAATCAAACCCTGAGCCTCAGAAAACAAAAAAGGCATGTGTGTTGCCAGAGACCACTGACATGCAGCCACAGTCCCAAGGAGgcaaaaagaaaaagaaaggcaagaagaagggagagaaacAAGGTGATGAAACGCAGGGAGATAAGATGAGCACAACAGAAGAGGATGTGGTCTCCACCCCAAGCAATAAGGAGCCAGTAGAGGCGGTAGGAGAGGGGGTTATCACAATAGAAACACAGCGAGAGGAGGGGACCAGTAGTTCACCAGATCGAGAGCTCCAAAGCCCTGAACAAAAAGCACAAACCATAGCTGAGGGACTGAACCTGAAGGAAGAACAACTAGAAGAAGACCGAGTAGAGCCTACCATTGAAGTATCTCTGACTGACCAAGCTAAGAGTGAGGAAGTTGTctcaaagaagaaaaagaagaaaatgaaaaaggaCAAACACAAACCTACAATGGAATCAGAGAAATCAGAAGGCGAGATATCAGTATTATCCCTTGAGTCCAACATTGGTATTGCTGATCCTGTTGATCACTCCAAGTTTATAACCAGCACTTATAACCCTATGGAGGAATTAGAATCGACAACAGATACTGGTACCCAAAAGGACGAGTCAGGGTACACAACCAACCCTGATAACTTTGGAGACTGTTTGAACTCTTCAGCTGACCCAAAATGTCCATTGGACTCGAAACAGTCCACAGCTGGGAATTCAAACAATGTCAAAGAGGAAGATGCAATCAAGGTCTCGGTTGAAGAGGAACAAACAATCCAAGACTCAAAGGAACAAGGGAATAACTTTCACAGTCCCATTGTCTTAAGACCAGAGCTTAAGAAGAGCGTGGAACCTGAAGACCTTATCTTCCATGATGGTGTCGCTACTCATCCAGACCAGGCTAACGAAAATGCAACACAAGACCTAAAAGAGGCAGGTCAGGATAAACCAAACGGGAGCCCAGAAGAGCGTAAAAATGCACTTGAACATGAAGACACTTCAATGGCAATGCCAGCAAATGTAGAGGAATGCAACAATTCAGCAGATGAGAAATGTTGTAGCATATCGCTTGACCGCAACTGCCCTGCTGCTGACACCATAAGACTGCCTGAACAATTGGTGGATCTACCTGGTTGTCCAGTCACTGACAGGCACTTGTATGAAAACAACAAGCCAGAAACACTTGATTCAGAAGAGGCATCAAATGGAGGGATCTCTACAGAGACCGAGCTGAATGATACAGAAACACTTGATGCAGAAGAGGCATCAAATGGAGGGATCTCTACAGAGACCGAGCTGAATGATACAGAAACACGACTACAGGACCCTGTAAAAGAAACTCCGGTGACAATTGACTCTTTTAGGGAACAGAGCCACAATGAAAGTGGACCATGCACTATGGTGGCTAAAGCAGAAGAGCAAGATGATCCCATTGAGGCCAAGCTGGAGGGTAACAAGGTACCTGGACCCAGTGAGCAGTGGACTGACAAGGAGCATGAAAATGAGGGTCAATCGTTTGACTTTTCTGACCTAGTTTCAGTGGTTCCTGCAAATGTATTCCCAATAGCATCCCAAGAGGAGGTCAGCCAGGAAATGAGAACGATGTCGTTAGGATACAAAATAGAGGTAGAGCTTGGTAAAGAGAAGGGTAaccaggaagaggaggatgacaaaCCACAGGACACAGAGGGAGTTAGCACGATAGTGGCACAGCAATCAATTGAAGGGGGGTTGGATAATGCACCAGAGGAGCTCCGAAGCCCTGAAGAAAAAGCACAAACCATAGTTGAGGGCCAGAACGTGACTGGAGAACAACAACAAATCACATTAGAGGAGGGGGTTAGTGTAACATACAACCAGAAAGACATTGcagaggagggagtgagtgttGAACAGCAAGGTGTaggggagagcgagaggcagCAGAATGCAACTGAGGTAGAGGCTTTGCCagtagaggagggggaagaggcaatCCAGTATGGGTCACAGCAGGGTAGAAGAGAAAGTAGTCAAAGTGCAGAGGGCAACAACGAGCAATCTAGGACAGGCTTGAAAAAAGGCAGTAAGAAAGTAAAAGGCAAGGGAAAAGAGGACTGCCGAATGTCCTAG